One Salminus brasiliensis chromosome 5, fSalBra1.hap2, whole genome shotgun sequence DNA segment encodes these proteins:
- the id4 gene encoding DNA-binding protein inhibitor ID-4 isoform X1, with product MKATAPLRPNKDSSSMHPPHCATEEGEEDLLCLHHDMNDCYSRLRRLVPTIPPHKKVSRVEILQHVIDYILDLQLALEAQPALWRPASARTPLAVLNTEQVRIGGGMFLGLVKRFGGENAASCEDDSSQ from the exons ATGAAGGCTACCGCTCCTCTTCGCCCCAACAAGGACTCCTCCAGTATGCACCCTCCCCACTGCGCCACGGAAGAGGGGGAGGAAGACCTGCTGTGCCTTCATCACGACATGAACGACTGCTACAGCCGCCTAAGGCGCCTGGTGCCCACCATTCCGCCGCACAAGAAAGTCAGCCGGGTGGAGATCCTCCAGCATGTCATCGACTACATCCTGGACCTGCAGCTGGCCCTGGAGGCGCAGCCGGCCCTGTGGAGGCCCGCCTCTGCCCGCACGCCCCTGGCCGTGCTCAACACGGAGCAGGTGAGGATTGGAGGTGGCATGTTTTTGGGCTTGGTGAAGCGTTTTGGAGGAGAGAACGCGGCCAGCTGCG AGGACGACAGTAGTCAATAA
- the id4 gene encoding DNA-binding protein inhibitor ID-4 isoform X2: MKATAPLRPNKDSSSMHPPHCATEEGEEDLLCLHHDMNDCYSRLRRLVPTIPPHKKVSRVEILQHVIDYILDLQLALEAQPALWRPASARTPLAVLNTEQRTTVVNKQEDTILCR; the protein is encoded by the exons ATGAAGGCTACCGCTCCTCTTCGCCCCAACAAGGACTCCTCCAGTATGCACCCTCCCCACTGCGCCACGGAAGAGGGGGAGGAAGACCTGCTGTGCCTTCATCACGACATGAACGACTGCTACAGCCGCCTAAGGCGCCTGGTGCCCACCATTCCGCCGCACAAGAAAGTCAGCCGGGTGGAGATCCTCCAGCATGTCATCGACTACATCCTGGACCTGCAGCTGGCCCTGGAGGCGCAGCCGGCCCTGTGGAGGCCCGCCTCTGCCCGCACGCCCCTGGCCGTGCTCAACACGGAGCAG AGGACGACAGTAGTCAATAAACAGGAGGACACGATTTTGTGCCGCTGA